From the genome of Deinococcus sp. AJ005, one region includes:
- a CDS encoding HD domain-containing phosphohydrolase, producing the protein MSPSVPHATVHPFDRVEDIMFSLDANERLTFVNAFALKAWGKERHELLGRTYEDALPTKAMPEVMTAFRHVLNTQQRTELEVFGDRHQGWIGLIVYPDDGGLTVHVRRLPRSAGNPTSTDFDALTGCLTRTAFMQAQRTLSFPNILAVIDLNLLKSVNTLRGHSGGDAYIRAVAHALREALPAEALICRWGGDEFVILTPGPNQQALRDLLGETNRALPGPMQGVEAFTAGMAVWEVKTAYERAFAIADEHLQLQKEQFREATPGEHEIDALVTFSQELEAFRDPGDLIQHALNRLLGVFDVDQAAYATIDGNEAFFSHQARREGVPLAQPGLNVRMALAGTGMIDTAHRTRTTVWSTDYPSISNSMSVMVEQGVKSAIVTPVLSQGQVTAAIVLRTVNRWQTITPQMRKIMELTALRLEHALELRRAVGEVRSTLEAGMLTLGIVLEARDFETSGHTHRVATMAERLGEDLGLNTADLHHLRQGAYLHDLGKLCVPDEILRKPGRLTPQEWSVMQSHVVKGHELATRIAGLAVETLQVIRSHHERWDGGGYPDGLVGTAIPLNARIFAVCDVYDALISERPYKHAWSHEDALSEIRGQSGRQFDPAITRAFLSLMQRSGDHGSPPGDGQIKLFRSSPPFPQPDTDYADRPEAL; encoded by the coding sequence ATGTCTCCTAGCGTCCCGCACGCCACCGTGCACCCGTTTGACCGGGTGGAGGACATCATGTTCAGCCTTGACGCGAACGAGCGTCTGACCTTCGTGAACGCCTTTGCCCTGAAGGCGTGGGGAAAAGAGCGTCACGAACTGCTGGGACGGACCTACGAGGACGCCCTGCCGACGAAGGCCATGCCTGAAGTCATGACTGCTTTCAGGCACGTCCTGAACACCCAGCAACGGACAGAACTGGAAGTGTTCGGTGATCGCCACCAGGGGTGGATCGGCCTCATCGTCTACCCGGACGACGGCGGTCTGACCGTTCATGTCCGGCGGCTGCCCAGAAGCGCCGGGAATCCCACGTCCACTGACTTCGATGCGCTGACCGGTTGCCTGACCCGCACCGCTTTCATGCAGGCGCAGCGCACCCTGAGCTTTCCAAACATTCTGGCTGTCATCGACCTCAACCTGCTGAAGAGCGTCAACACCCTGCGCGGACACAGCGGAGGAGACGCGTACATTCGGGCCGTTGCGCACGCCCTGCGCGAGGCTCTGCCCGCAGAGGCCCTGATCTGCCGCTGGGGCGGGGACGAGTTCGTGATCCTCACTCCCGGCCCTAACCAGCAGGCGCTTCGGGATCTGCTGGGTGAGACGAACAGAGCGCTCCCTGGTCCGATGCAAGGCGTAGAAGCGTTCACCGCCGGCATGGCCGTCTGGGAAGTCAAAACGGCTTATGAGCGCGCCTTCGCCATCGCTGACGAACACCTGCAACTCCAGAAAGAACAGTTCAGGGAGGCCACCCCTGGAGAACACGAAATCGACGCCCTCGTGACCTTCTCCCAGGAACTCGAGGCCTTCCGAGACCCGGGTGATCTGATCCAGCATGCCTTGAACCGACTGCTGGGCGTGTTCGACGTTGATCAGGCTGCCTACGCCACCATAGATGGAAACGAAGCCTTCTTCTCCCATCAGGCCCGCAGAGAGGGCGTCCCACTTGCCCAACCGGGCCTGAATGTCCGCATGGCCCTCGCCGGGACCGGCATGATCGACACGGCTCACCGCACGCGGACCACGGTGTGGAGTACCGACTACCCGAGCATCTCGAACAGCATGTCGGTCATGGTTGAACAGGGTGTCAAGAGTGCCATTGTCACGCCTGTTCTCAGTCAGGGGCAGGTGACCGCCGCCATTGTCCTGCGCACTGTGAACCGCTGGCAGACGATCACGCCGCAGATGCGCAAGATCATGGAACTCACCGCGCTGCGTCTGGAACACGCCCTTGAACTCCGCCGCGCAGTGGGTGAAGTCCGCTCCACCCTGGAAGCGGGCATGCTGACCCTCGGCATCGTCCTTGAAGCCAGGGATTTCGAAACCAGTGGCCATACCCACCGCGTTGCCACCATGGCCGAGCGGCTTGGCGAGGACCTCGGCCTGAACACCGCTGATCTCCACCATCTGCGGCAAGGTGCCTACCTGCATGACCTCGGCAAACTCTGCGTCCCGGATGAGATCCTCAGGAAACCGGGCCGTCTCACGCCGCAGGAATGGAGCGTCATGCAGAGCCATGTGGTCAAGGGGCACGAGCTTGCCACACGGATCGCTGGACTCGCTGTGGAAACGCTTCAGGTCATCCGTTCACACCATGAACGCTGGGACGGCGGCGGATACCCGGACGGTCTGGTGGGGACCGCTATTCCCCTGAATGCGCGGATCTTTGCCGTCTGTGACGTGTACGACGCGCTGATTAGTGAACGTCCATATAAGCATGCCTGGAGTCACGAGGACGCCCTGTCAGAGATCAGGGGGCAGTCTGGGCGGCAGTTTGATCCAGCTATCACCCGTGCGTTTCTGAGCCTGATGCAGCGGTCCGGAGACCATGGATCGCCACCGGGAGACGGCCAGATCAAGCTCTTCCGTTCATCCCCGCCTTTTCCCCAACCAGATACTGACTATGCTGACCGGCCTGAAGCTCTCTGA
- the solA gene encoding N-methyl-L-tryptophan oxidase: MNTSYDTIIIGGGMAGIAGAHELARRGQQVLLLEQFAFGHERGGSAGPSRIFRLSQTVREYAPMAARALTLWKQFQTDYATQLYWPAGLLDLGDAQTPMLAEIQTHLREGGQDFEVLDALELARRYPQWRPGDDWQAVYSPEAGILNPSLTLELLTAMAGVLGATLLDRTPVLGVDLSDPAAPTVHTARGTFSAGRLVVAAGAWLPGLVPDLAPSLRVTQEQVVYFRPTQPEAFVLGRFPLFIHHQLPEAYGFPLFHLPGVKVGLHTSGPQVDPDTRDGLPQPELTEVMRAFLEDHLPGAAGPVMQVKTCLYTTTRSGDFIYDTHPDSARVLLVSACSGVGFKFLPVHGEIIADWAAGQRHPLLTRRFGLTEAAPPFASSG; the protein is encoded by the coding sequence ATGAACACCAGCTACGACACCATCATCATCGGCGGGGGAATGGCCGGGATCGCCGGGGCACATGAGCTGGCGCGGCGCGGTCAACAGGTGCTGTTGCTCGAGCAGTTCGCGTTCGGCCACGAGCGCGGCGGCAGCGCCGGGCCGTCGCGCATTTTCCGGCTGTCTCAAACCGTGCGTGAGTACGCCCCCATGGCGGCCCGCGCCCTGACGCTCTGGAAGCAGTTTCAGACCGACTACGCCACCCAACTGTACTGGCCTGCGGGCCTGCTCGATCTGGGAGACGCCCAGACCCCCATGCTGGCGGAGATCCAGACCCACCTGCGCGAGGGCGGGCAGGATTTCGAGGTTCTTGATGCCCTGGAACTGGCCCGGCGTTATCCACAGTGGCGGCCCGGCGACGACTGGCAGGCGGTGTACAGCCCGGAGGCAGGCATCCTGAATCCCAGCCTGACCCTGGAACTGCTCACCGCCATGGCGGGTGTGCTGGGAGCGACGTTGCTGGACCGAACCCCCGTGCTGGGCGTTGACCTGAGCGATCCCGCCGCGCCCACCGTTCACACCGCGCGCGGAACCTTCAGCGCCGGGCGGCTGGTGGTGGCCGCCGGCGCCTGGCTTCCAGGGCTGGTGCCTGACCTGGCCCCGTCGCTTCGGGTCACCCAGGAACAGGTGGTCTACTTCCGCCCCACGCAGCCAGAGGCATTTGTGTTGGGCCGCTTTCCGCTGTTCATTCACCACCAGCTTCCTGAGGCCTACGGCTTTCCGCTGTTTCACCTGCCCGGCGTTAAGGTCGGCCTGCACACCAGCGGCCCGCAGGTGGACCCCGACACCCGTGATGGGCTGCCGCAGCCCGAACTCACCGAGGTGATGCGGGCCTTTCTCGAAGACCACCTGCCCGGCGCGGCGGGGCCGGTCATGCAGGTCAAGACGTGCCTGTACACCACCACCCGCTCCGGCGACTTCATCTACGACACCCATCCCGACTCTGCACGGGTGCTGCTGGTGTCGGCGTGTTCGGGCGTGGGTTTCAAGTTCCTGCCAGTTCACGGCGAGATCATCGCCGACTGGGCGGCTGGGCAGCGTCACCCGCTGCTGACCCGGCGTTTCGGGCTGACAGAGGCGGCGCCGCCCTTCGCTTCTTCGGGCTGA
- a CDS encoding heme-binding protein, with protein MKKILTALLTVSAISLAAAQTTPTPIKLATTTTVSSASLSLSAASRIATLAVNNCAQLGYNVSATVVDRSGVTLAAARSENAGPHTLGASSGKAFTSASARALTSDIAKNLSSNPGLADIPGYLVLAGGAPIRVDGAVVGAVGVGGAPSGLVDEKCGTDAVATVLGK; from the coding sequence ATGAAGAAGATTCTGACCGCCCTGCTGACCGTCTCTGCCATCTCTCTGGCCGCCGCCCAGACCACCCCCACGCCGATCAAGCTGGCCACCACCACCACCGTTTCGTCCGCCAGCCTGAGCCTGAGCGCCGCCAGCCGGATTGCCACGCTGGCCGTGAACAACTGCGCCCAACTGGGCTACAACGTCAGCGCCACCGTGGTGGACCGCAGCGGCGTGACGCTGGCTGCGGCCCGCTCCGAGAATGCCGGGCCACACACTCTGGGGGCCAGCTCCGGCAAAGCTTTCACCAGTGCTAGCGCCCGGGCGCTGACCAGTGACATCGCCAAGAACCTGTCCAGCAACCCTGGCCTGGCGGACATCCCCGGCTATCTGGTGCTGGCCGGCGGCGCACCGATCCGTGTAGACGGCGCAGTCGTGGGGGCGGTGGGCGTCGGCGGCGCGCCCAGCGGTCTGGTGGATGAGAAGTGCGGCACCGACGCCGTGGCCACAGTGCTGGGCAAATAA